One window of the candidate division KSB1 bacterium genome contains the following:
- a CDS encoding DUF72 domain-containing protein: protein MPQNLFIGVTGWSYPDWNHLVYPARRPKDFSELAFISQFFDVVEINTTYYHPQSTGASKEWLKQVAPNPRFRFTAKLWQKFVLENVRDGGSGYSQSDLEIAKRGMRPLLEAGRLGALLAQFPQSFHYNESNRDRLSRLLEAFQEYPVVVEIRHDSWNQAEALRLLNARQAGFANIDQPQIGQALGFTEIVSGRLAYFRFHGRNQEQWLSKDAGADQRYDYLYSPAEMEQFLASVQRARRRAENTYVIFNNHPRAQAVVNALQLQFELAGIKVHVPEKLLLAHPDLARLRLGENPRQAELF from the coding sequence ATGCCGCAGAATCTTTTCATTGGCGTCACCGGCTGGTCGTATCCGGATTGGAACCACCTCGTTTATCCCGCCCGTCGTCCGAAGGATTTTTCCGAGCTGGCTTTTATCAGTCAATTTTTTGACGTTGTCGAAATCAACACGACGTATTATCATCCGCAAAGCACCGGTGCTTCCAAAGAATGGTTGAAGCAGGTGGCACCCAATCCACGCTTTCGTTTTACCGCCAAGCTGTGGCAAAAATTCGTGCTCGAAAACGTGCGCGACGGCGGCAGCGGCTATTCCCAGTCAGACCTCGAAATCGCCAAGCGCGGCATGAGACCGTTGCTGGAAGCGGGCCGGCTCGGCGCCCTGCTCGCGCAATTTCCGCAGTCTTTCCATTATAACGAAAGCAATCGTGATCGCCTCTCCCGTCTGCTCGAGGCGTTTCAGGAATATCCAGTGGTGGTGGAAATTCGACACGATTCGTGGAATCAGGCGGAGGCGCTGCGCCTGCTCAATGCGCGCCAGGCCGGATTCGCCAACATCGATCAACCGCAAATTGGCCAGGCGCTGGGTTTTACCGAGATCGTCAGCGGCCGGTTGGCGTATTTTCGATTCCATGGCCGCAATCAGGAGCAGTGGCTAAGCAAAGACGCCGGCGCCGATCAACGTTACGATTATCTCTATTCCCCGGCAGAGATGGAGCAATTCCTGGCCTCGGTTCAACGGGCGCGGCGCCGGGCTGAAAATACGTATGTGATTTTCAACAACCATCCGCGAGCGCAGGCGGTGGTGAATGCGCTGCAGTTGCAATTCGAGCTGGCCGGCATCAAAGTGCATGTGCCGGAAAAACTTCTGCTCGCGCATCCGGATTTGGCGCGTTTGCGCCTCGGCGAAAATCCGCGGCAAGCTGAATTATTTTGA
- a CDS encoding CPBP family intramembrane metalloprotease has product MAGNVAQKLMPQALDTYFKKTRSHFFGLLTILLLLLIYEGSSAKLYADRQVQIRNSAEVIIERFLWFLGVRNNIFLWAVYLLVLVWAFWLAKKQQLLDFKFVYIPYSIFESTFYALSLGLIAGQLTERTNNILTIAWQNQQQSAEVGERAIRALGAGIYEELLFRFVLISLLLLIFEKLVGASKMVQTIFAVIISALLFSGFHYLGGREVLTPESFAYRFYAGVILGVLFIVRGIGVTSYTHSIYNLLLVFR; this is encoded by the coding sequence ATGGCCGGGAACGTTGCACAAAAACTCATGCCGCAAGCGCTGGACACGTATTTCAAAAAAACGCGTTCACACTTTTTCGGCCTTTTAACGATCTTGCTGTTGCTGCTGATTTACGAGGGCAGCAGCGCCAAGCTTTACGCCGACCGGCAAGTCCAAATTCGCAACAGCGCGGAAGTGATCATCGAACGCTTTCTATGGTTTCTTGGCGTCCGCAACAACATTTTTTTATGGGCGGTGTATTTGCTCGTGTTGGTCTGGGCGTTTTGGCTTGCAAAAAAGCAGCAACTGCTCGACTTTAAATTCGTTTACATTCCCTATAGCATTTTCGAGAGCACGTTCTACGCGCTGTCGCTGGGATTGATTGCCGGACAGCTCACCGAGCGCACCAACAACATCTTGACGATAGCCTGGCAAAACCAGCAGCAGAGCGCCGAAGTCGGCGAGCGGGCAATCAGGGCGCTCGGCGCCGGCATTTACGAAGAATTGCTCTTTCGCTTTGTTTTGATTTCGCTGCTGCTGCTGATTTTCGAGAAACTCGTCGGCGCCTCAAAGATGGTTCAGACTATTTTCGCGGTGATCATTTCCGCCCTGTTATTTTCAGGATTTCATTATCTCGGCGGACGCGAGGTTTTGACGCCGGAATCGTTCGCCTATCGCTTCTACGCCGGTGTTATTCTCGGCGTGTTGTTTATCGTGCGCGGCATCGGCGTCACTTCGTATACACATTCAATCTATAATTTGCTGTTGGTTTTTCGGTGA
- the mltG gene encoding endolytic transglycosylase MltG → MKTFFKIAAVVFFLVIAAAGAAASLLFWAPLVPKDSAPRDFVIHRGMALPQIADSLQSQGLISSRGRFIFADRILQWGKTLKAGKYTITPGASTLNLYKLFRSGKSAQFRVTLPEGKTIEDYAAIFQRTMEIDSAAFVQLAHDSTFAKQLNVPAKNLEGYLYPNTYSFAWGVSAPEVIRTIVQEFHQQVDDSLRRRAAALGMSLHEVVTLASIIEGEAVVDSERTIISAVYHNRLRQGILLQADPTIQYIVPGPPRRLLNRHLEIDSRYNTYRYPGLPPGPVNNPGIASIRAALYPANADYIYFVARGDGSHTFSRTLQEHLRAKKEFDKIRARVQREKRQKSQPGG, encoded by the coding sequence GTGAAAACTTTTTTCAAAATTGCCGCGGTTGTTTTTTTTCTCGTCATCGCCGCAGCCGGCGCGGCGGCTTCTTTGTTGTTTTGGGCGCCGCTGGTTCCAAAAGATTCGGCGCCGCGGGATTTTGTGATTCATCGCGGCATGGCGCTCCCGCAAATTGCGGATAGCTTGCAAAGCCAGGGCCTGATTTCGAGCCGCGGCCGTTTCATTTTTGCCGACAGAATTTTGCAATGGGGAAAAACCTTGAAGGCCGGCAAATACACCATTACGCCCGGCGCCTCGACGCTGAATTTGTACAAGCTGTTTCGCTCCGGCAAATCGGCGCAGTTTCGCGTCACCCTGCCGGAAGGGAAAACCATCGAAGATTATGCCGCCATTTTCCAACGCACGATGGAAATCGACTCGGCAGCTTTTGTGCAGCTCGCCCATGATTCCACGTTCGCCAAACAGCTCAACGTGCCGGCAAAAAATTTGGAGGGTTATCTTTACCCGAACACCTACAGCTTCGCGTGGGGCGTGTCGGCACCTGAGGTCATTCGAACGATCGTGCAGGAGTTTCATCAGCAAGTGGATGATTCGCTGCGGCGGCGTGCGGCGGCGCTCGGCATGTCGCTTCATGAAGTTGTCACGCTCGCCTCGATCATCGAGGGCGAGGCCGTGGTCGATAGCGAACGCACCATCATTTCGGCGGTGTATCACAACCGTCTGCGCCAGGGCATTTTGCTGCAAGCCGATCCGACGATTCAGTACATCGTTCCCGGGCCGCCGCGGCGCTTGCTCAATCGTCATCTGGAAATCGATTCGCGCTACAACACCTATCGTTATCCCGGCTTGCCGCCGGGACCGGTGAACAATCCCGGCATCGCCTCGATTCGCGCGGCGTTGTATCCGGCGAATGCCGATTACATTTACTTTGTTGCGCGCGGTGACGGCTCGCACACGTTCAGCCGCACGCTGCAAGAACATTTGCGGGCAAAAAAAGAGTTCGATAAAATTCGCGCTCGTGTCCAGCGCGAGAAACGGCAAAAATCTCAACCGGGAGGATAA
- a CDS encoding 2-oxoacid:acceptor oxidoreductase subunit alpha, translating to MTSNGHTAVNDFNIHVATVNGSGSQTSNMVLLRSIFQMGIPVCGKNLFPSNIQGLPTWFTIRVNKDGYIARREKNDILVALNPETAQDDVGKQEPGTIAIYDEPLNLKQWRDDLIFYPVPFDTLVKPVCPEAKLRKLVRNMIYDGVLAWLLGIEMAEVEKALKQQFKKKAKAVQLNFEAAKAGYQFASENLPRQDLYRVERMNKTQGKIIIDGNSAAAMGSMFAGVTVFTWYPITPSSSLGEALTEYMKRYRIDPETKKATFAIVQAEDELAAIGMAIGAGWAGARAMTATSGPGISLMAEFVGLAYYAEIPVVIFDIQRVGPSTGLPTRTMQGDILFAATLSHGDTKHPMLLPCSVEECFTMAGEAFDLAEEFQTPVFVMSDLDLGMNYWMSDPFKYPDKPLNRGKVLSAADLQRIGKFARYKDVDGDGIPYRTLPGTKHPLAPYFTRGSGHNERAGYSELPEDYKNNMDRLARKFDTARQRVPGPVIDEKPQAEIGIIGYGTSHWAIEEARDRLRDQHGMPTSYLRLRAYPFNHEVRDFINKHRRVFVVDQNRDAQMLGLLKLDCGAGEIAKMRSICYYDGLPITPGSILRGILGDVKKAPEPRPVEGVEKALFA from the coding sequence ATGACGAGCAATGGCCACACCGCCGTCAATGATTTCAACATTCACGTGGCAACGGTGAACGGCTCCGGCAGTCAAACCTCGAACATGGTGTTGCTGCGGTCGATTTTTCAAATGGGCATACCGGTTTGCGGCAAGAACCTCTTCCCTTCCAACATTCAAGGCCTGCCGACGTGGTTCACGATTCGCGTCAACAAAGACGGCTACATCGCCCGGCGCGAGAAAAACGACATTCTCGTCGCGCTGAATCCCGAAACCGCGCAGGATGACGTTGGGAAGCAGGAGCCGGGAACGATTGCGATCTACGACGAGCCGTTGAATCTGAAGCAATGGCGCGACGATTTGATTTTTTATCCGGTGCCGTTCGACACGCTGGTCAAGCCGGTTTGCCCGGAAGCCAAATTGCGCAAGCTGGTGCGAAATATGATTTATGACGGCGTGCTGGCGTGGCTGCTCGGCATCGAAATGGCTGAAGTCGAGAAAGCGCTGAAGCAGCAATTCAAAAAGAAGGCCAAGGCCGTGCAGCTCAATTTTGAGGCGGCCAAAGCCGGTTATCAATTTGCGAGCGAGAATTTGCCCCGGCAGGACCTTTATCGCGTGGAACGCATGAACAAAACACAGGGCAAAATCATCATTGACGGCAACTCTGCGGCGGCGATGGGCAGCATGTTTGCCGGGGTGACGGTTTTCACCTGGTACCCGATTACGCCGTCTTCCTCGCTGGGTGAAGCGCTGACGGAGTACATGAAACGCTACCGCATCGACCCCGAGACCAAAAAGGCCACCTTCGCGATCGTACAAGCCGAGGACGAGCTGGCGGCGATCGGCATGGCCATCGGCGCCGGCTGGGCAGGGGCACGCGCGATGACAGCGACTTCCGGCCCAGGCATTTCATTGATGGCGGAATTTGTCGGCCTCGCCTATTACGCCGAAATTCCGGTGGTAATTTTCGACATTCAGCGCGTCGGGCCTTCGACCGGTTTGCCGACGCGGACGATGCAGGGTGATATTTTGTTTGCCGCAACGCTTTCCCACGGCGACACCAAGCATCCGATGCTGCTGCCCTGCTCGGTTGAGGAATGTTTTACCATGGCCGGCGAGGCGTTTGATTTGGCCGAAGAATTTCAAACGCCGGTGTTCGTGATGAGCGATCTGGATTTGGGCATGAATTACTGGATGTCCGATCCGTTCAAATATCCCGACAAGCCCCTCAACCGCGGCAAGGTGCTTTCCGCCGCGGACCTGCAGCGCATCGGTAAATTCGCCCGTTACAAGGATGTTGACGGCGACGGCATTCCGTATCGGACCTTGCCCGGCACCAAGCATCCGCTGGCGCCATATTTCACGCGCGGCAGCGGTCACAACGAGCGCGCCGGTTACAGTGAGCTGCCGGAGGATTACAAGAATAATATGGACCGCTTGGCGCGAAAATTCGACACGGCGCGACAACGCGTTCCCGGCCCGGTGATCGACGAGAAACCGCAGGCGGAAATCGGCATCATCGGCTATGGCACCAGCCACTGGGCGATTGAAGAAGCACGCGACCGGCTGCGTGATCAACACGGCATGCCGACGAGCTATTTGCGCTTGCGCGCCTATCCGTTTAACCACGAGGTGCGGGATTTCATCAACAAACATCGGCGCGTCTTCGTCGTCGACCAAAATCGCGATGCCCAGATGCTGGGTTTGCTGAAACTCGATTGCGGCGCCGGGGAAATTGCGAAAATGCGCAGCATTTGTTATTACGACGGCCTGCCCATCACCCCCGGCAGCATTCTGCGCGGCATTCTCGGCGATGTTAAAAAAGCACCGGAGCCCCGGCCGGTTGAAGGCGTCGAAAAAGCTTTGTTTGCATGA